A single genomic interval of Sphingobacteriales bacterium harbors:
- a CDS encoding right-handed parallel beta-helix repeat-containing protein — MKAFVFILSALCFCLTLPATTLKIGTGQTYTDLQTAANAAKPGDTLLIYGGTYPGGLFIENLKGTASKWITIKNAPDQTVIFEGGSNAIHFVEPEYLHFSGLIFQYQTGNGVNLDDGGTYDTPAHDIIFENCTFRDMSASGNNDLLKLSGLDYFEVRNCLFENGAEGGSGIDMVGCHHGKIVGNRFENMGSNAIQCKGGSEYVHIAGNFFKNAGQRTLNIGGSTGLQFFRPDTAHYEAARIQVYCNIMIGSIAPIAYVGAVEVDVANNTIYFPDKWAIRILQETVDPNQFLPCGDNFFRNNIVVLSNKNSVITNIGPDTAPETFAFSNNLWFNVDNTSWNGPDIPVAETNQIINQNPLLENPDAEDFSIPPSSAGAGKGMLLTEPKFDYLQQKFANPPSIGAIEANPATAVYGVASNNTINDNIIISFNPEDRLLRFVFPEKMQSALPLQAIITNLNGQVVFSQKIDGNKSVKINQLPQGVYVVRAGNYVGKIALYF, encoded by the coding sequence ATGAAAGCATTTGTTTTTATTTTATCGGCACTATGCTTTTGCCTAACTCTGCCCGCCACTACCTTAAAAATTGGAACTGGGCAAACTTACACTGATTTACAAACAGCAGCAAACGCGGCCAAACCCGGAGACACTTTGCTTATTTATGGCGGAACCTACCCCGGCGGCTTATTTATTGAGAATTTAAAAGGAACAGCAAGCAAATGGATAACCATAAAAAATGCCCCCGACCAAACGGTTATTTTTGAAGGGGGTAGCAATGCTATTCATTTTGTTGAACCCGAATATTTGCACTTTTCGGGGTTAATTTTTCAATACCAAACGGGGAACGGTGTAAATTTAGACGACGGTGGCACCTACGACACCCCCGCCCACGACATCATTTTTGAAAACTGCACCTTTCGCGATATGTCGGCATCGGGCAATAACGACCTGCTTAAATTGTCGGGGCTTGACTATTTTGAGGTGCGCAACTGCTTGTTTGAAAACGGTGCCGAAGGTGGTAGCGGAATTGATATGGTGGGTTGCCATCATGGAAAAATTGTAGGCAACAGGTTCGAAAACATGGGGTCAAACGCTATTCAATGTAAGGGCGGCAGCGAATATGTGCATATTGCAGGCAATTTTTTTAAAAACGCTGGCCAACGAACCCTAAATATTGGCGGCAGTACAGGTTTGCAATTTTTTAGACCCGACACGGCGCATTATGAAGCAGCACGAATACAGGTTTATTGTAACATTATGATTGGCTCGATAGCACCCATTGCCTATGTTGGCGCTGTTGAAGTAGATGTTGCCAACAATACCATCTATTTTCCGGATAAATGGGCTATCCGGATTTTACAAGAGACAGTTGACCCTAATCAATTTTTACCTTGCGGCGATAATTTTTTCCGGAATAATATAGTTGTCCTCTCTAATAAAAACTCGGTTATAACCAATATTGGCCCAGATACCGCCCCCGAAACGTTTGCGTTCTCAAACAATTTGTGGTTTAATGTAGATAATACAAGTTGGAACGGCCCCGATATTCCGGTTGCCGAAACCAATCAAATAATTAACCAAAATCCATTGCTTGAAAACCCCGATGCTGAAGATTTTTCGATACCCCCAAGTAGTGCCGGCGCCGGCAAAGGCATGTTATTGACAGAGCCAAAATTTGATTATTTGCAGCAAAAATTTGCCAATCCGCCCTCAATTGGCGCTATTGAGGCCAATCCGGCAACGGCTGTTTACGGTGTAGCATCAAACAACACTATAAACGACAATATTATAATTTCGTTTAATCCGGAAGATCGTTTGCTGCGGTTTGTTTTTCCGGAAAAAATGCAGTCAGCGCTTCCGCTGCAAGCCATTATTACAAATTTAAACGGGCAGGTTGTTTTTTCGCAAAAAATTGATGGTAACAAGTCGGTAAAAATTAACCAGTTACCTCAAGGGGTTTATGTGGTGCGCGCGGGCAATTATGTAGGTAAAATTGCGCTTTATTTTTAA
- a CDS encoding 5-(carboxyamino)imidazole ribonucleotide synthase: MTANLAKSNLKLGIISGGQLGKMLIQEASKWNIETYVLDNDENCPARGIASHYVKGSNIDFNAVYKFGKMVDILTFEIENINIEALKKLKSEGHTLLPSPEILALIQDKGLQKIFYHQHNLPTAHFNIYETTGQILSALDTGEINYPFVQKLRKGGYDGRGVVVVNNENDLNKLLPDASVVEEKVDIEKEIAVIVARNHAGEIKAYPVVEMLFDPKANLVDLLICPSAITNEQQKKAIKYASQIIELLKMEGLLAVEFFVNIKGQVIVNEIAPRPHNSGHHTIESVVTSQYEQHLRAILNLPLGSTKLKTPSVMLNILGGEGYEGPVLYEGLNECLAIEGVKIHLYGKQITKPFRKMGHVTVLASTVASALQKAEKVKQLVKVKSL; this comes from the coding sequence ATGACAGCTAATCTTGCAAAATCAAACTTAAAATTAGGCATTATATCGGGTGGGCAACTCGGAAAAATGCTAATTCAAGAAGCAAGCAAATGGAATATTGAAACTTATGTTTTAGACAACGATGAAAACTGCCCTGCCCGGGGTATTGCCTCGCATTACGTTAAGGGCAGTAATATTGACTTTAACGCGGTTTATAAATTTGGAAAAATGGTAGATATTTTAACTTTTGAAATAGAAAACATCAATATAGAGGCACTTAAAAAATTAAAGTCAGAAGGACACACCCTATTGCCCAGCCCCGAAATATTGGCACTAATACAAGACAAAGGACTTCAAAAAATATTTTACCACCAGCACAACCTCCCTACTGCTCATTTTAATATTTACGAAACAACCGGCCAAATTTTATCGGCTCTTGATACGGGCGAAATAAATTATCCGTTCGTTCAAAAACTGCGAAAAGGCGGTTATGACGGGCGCGGAGTGGTGGTTGTTAATAATGAAAACGATTTAAATAAATTGCTTCCGGATGCTTCGGTTGTAGAAGAAAAAGTTGATATTGAAAAGGAAATAGCCGTTATTGTAGCCCGAAACCATGCAGGCGAAATCAAAGCTTATCCGGTAGTCGAAATGCTTTTTGACCCCAAAGCAAATTTAGTAGATTTATTAATATGCCCCTCGGCAATTACCAACGAGCAGCAAAAAAAAGCCATCAAATACGCCAGCCAAATCATTGAACTGCTAAAAATGGAGGGATTACTTGCCGTTGAGTTTTTTGTAAATATAAAAGGCCAGGTAATAGTAAACGAAATTGCCCCGCGACCTCATAACAGCGGCCACCATACCATCGAAAGTGTTGTAACCTCGCAGTACGAGCAGCATTTACGCGCCATTTTAAACCTACCTTTGGGAAGCACCAAACTTAAAACCCCATCGGTTATGTTAAATATATTGGGCGGCGAAGGTTACGAAGGCCCCGTTCTTTACGAAGGACTAAACGAGTGTTTGGCCATAGAAGGCGTTAAAATACATTTATACGGGAAACAAATAACAAAACCTTTCCGGAAAATGGGACATGTAACAGTATTAGCCTCTACGGTAGCCAGTGCACTGCAAAAAGCCGAAAAAGTAAAACAACTCGTCAAAGTAAAATCGTTATGA
- a CDS encoding BatA domain-containing protein codes for MSFIYPAFLWALTALSIPIIIHLFQFRRFKRVYFTNVRFLREVKEQTTARNRLKHLLVLLCRLLALAFLVFAFAQPFLPQTANTVAQGSRAVSVYIDNSFSMQARTQNDVQLLDKAKLKAREIANAYGPEDRFQLLTNDFEGKHQRLVGKDEFLANLDEVQLSPNVQTLNKVKMRQQQALNTATSQQQVNKKNLFMVSDFQKNMVDLANDDTTVTFNLVPLTTAAQQNVFIDSVWFEVPVRMLNQPNRLLVRIQNTGNSAVESSKLTLNINQQGKAVKNISVPAKDKIVDTLNFAVTETGWGKAELILQDYPIEFDNNYFFSFEVAPQINLLAINQNNPSVYLNALLKGTDNFVLQNQGVNQIDYTKLPQNQLVILNGLREISSGLAASLQQYLQNGGSVLVFPDANMNTQTYNNFLHPLRTATYGSLNSEPRAVDYINTREAVFSDVFERLNDNIDLPSVQRCFNLNSLANTGEEVLLRLRGGASFLSKFRVGGNGKLYLCATSLDTKDSNLPAHAVFVPMVYKIALLGGKSQRIAYTIGKDEVLETDIRTDKKDAVFKLKSDVEEFIPGQKTLNNKLLLSLNNQLKQAGIYGLSLGEEKPQQFFAFNYNRLESLLDYFTPDELKAQFNQPNVNLFDADGDLSVKVGQADKGIQLWQWCVMLCLLFLLLEILLLRLWRSQVAATKLAA; via the coding sequence ATGAGTTTTATTTATCCGGCTTTTTTATGGGCATTAACCGCATTAAGCATTCCAATTATAATACATTTGTTTCAGTTTAGGCGGTTTAAACGGGTGTATTTTACCAACGTGCGGTTTTTGCGCGAGGTTAAAGAGCAAACTACTGCGCGCAACAGGTTAAAACATTTATTGGTATTGCTATGTCGCTTATTGGCCTTAGCTTTTTTGGTTTTTGCCTTTGCCCAGCCGTTTTTGCCTCAAACTGCCAATACCGTAGCACAAGGCAGCAGGGCGGTAAGTGTATATATTGACAACTCGTTTTCAATGCAGGCGCGCACCCAAAACGACGTGCAACTGTTAGATAAGGCCAAACTTAAAGCCCGCGAAATTGCCAACGCTTATGGCCCCGAAGACCGTTTTCAGCTGCTAACCAACGATTTTGAAGGCAAACACCAGCGCTTAGTAGGCAAAGACGAGTTTTTAGCCAATCTTGACGAGGTGCAACTTAGCCCAAACGTGCAAACACTAAACAAAGTGAAAATGCGGCAGCAACAAGCGCTAAATACTGCCACCTCGCAGCAACAAGTGAACAAAAAAAACTTGTTTATGGTATCCGATTTTCAAAAAAATATGGTCGATTTAGCCAATGACGATACCACAGTTACTTTTAATTTAGTGCCTTTAACTACCGCTGCGCAGCAAAATGTATTTATTGATTCGGTTTGGTTCGAGGTGCCAGTGCGCATGTTAAACCAGCCTAACCGCTTGTTGGTGCGCATACAAAACACGGGCAACAGTGCGGTTGAGTCAAGCAAATTAACGCTAAATATTAACCAACAAGGCAAGGCGGTAAAAAACATATCGGTACCCGCTAAAGATAAAATAGTTGACACCCTAAATTTTGCCGTAACCGAAACCGGATGGGGCAAAGCCGAACTTATTTTGCAAGATTACCCCATTGAATTTGATAATAATTACTTTTTTAGTTTTGAGGTGGCGCCGCAAATTAATTTATTGGCTATAAATCAAAACAACCCCAGTGTTTATTTGAATGCCTTATTAAAAGGAACCGATAATTTTGTACTTCAAAACCAGGGCGTAAACCAAATAGATTATACCAAACTGCCGCAAAACCAATTGGTAATTTTAAATGGATTGCGCGAAATTTCATCCGGATTAGCAGCCTCGTTACAACAATATTTACAAAATGGTGGCTCGGTATTGGTTTTTCCCGATGCCAATATGAATACCCAAACTTACAATAATTTTTTACATCCCCTGCGCACAGCCACCTACGGCAGCTTAAACTCCGAGCCACGCGCCGTTGATTATATAAACACCCGCGAAGCCGTTTTTAGCGATGTATTTGAACGCCTAAACGACAATATTGACCTGCCCAGCGTACAGCGTTGTTTTAACCTGAACTCGTTGGCCAACACCGGAGAAGAAGTTTTACTTAGGCTCCGCGGCGGCGCTTCGTTTTTAAGTAAATTTAGGGTGGGCGGTAATGGCAAACTGTATTTATGCGCCACCTCGCTCGACACCAAAGACAGTAACCTACCCGCCCATGCGGTTTTTGTGCCAATGGTTTATAAAATTGCCTTATTAGGTGGTAAATCGCAGCGTATTGCCTACACTATAGGAAAAGATGAGGTTTTAGAAACAGATATCCGAACCGACAAAAAAGACGCAGTTTTTAAATTAAAAAGCGATGTCGAAGAGTTTATTCCGGGACAAAAAACCCTTAACAATAAACTGCTTTTAAGCTTAAACAACCAATTAAAACAGGCAGGCATATACGGTCTATCTTTAGGCGAAGAAAAACCACAACAATTTTTTGCCTTTAATTATAACCGCTTAGAGTCGTTGTTAGATTATTTTACACCCGATGAATTAAAAGCCCAGTTTAACCAACCTAACGTTAATTTGTTTGATGCCGATGGCGACCTTTCGGTAAAAGTTGGACAGGCCGATAAAGGTATTCAGCTTTGGCAATGGTGTGTAATGTTGTGCTTACTATTTTTATTGCTCGAAATTTTATTGCTGCGCCTATGGCGAAGCCAAGTAGCCGCCACAAAACTGGCGGCTTAA
- a CDS encoding O-antigen ligase family protein, with product MVNAQVPRWLIVFLVFMFIGLWVVLTRQFSPNFGIYRLFWVNISLVTAMFFVAKNWAKQPVFRFTSFDFVWLMIVLFNFASIAWAQNPSEALKMNLYLLPGWWWFYLQRGLIQQYSGTSGEGQLISLVGKIAVITSLFLSAHTFFALAKLQTYLNSLQYDGGINSTTIFGIADFSGNKNVSASLLVLLLPLCLLPISFKTKDITRQQKIWRILAIFAGIANIVTIVILQSRTAFLGLLVLLTASLAARVIVNGKLTLPARKVWLWIAGIFASILIVAAISLNNVGDLAERLNIANYAGSKTAIERGALWQKTIELMQQNPLAGCGLNNWKIAMPGLGLDGLTRMQEGRVTFVHPHNEFLLAGAETGWPGLLLLVSFCGLPVYYGLRILRWASKLPPDNDNGNDNNNNRQKIIWFTCICVAAVCSFVLMAMFTSPRMRIELILALNFPLAWLVNTYAQYLTKTPPKRLHLGVWGLVLVSSFFGGYASWQYLKAGSYTNKLAAEYTNKDWEALISTTTLAYHPLWNTISPPCYPIQAFWANAYAALDSADLAKYYYNAALTDHPNHYLVLNSKGDMHFKNNEYEKARIAYLQSVQINSIFEEGKLSLAETLIKLQRPKKAVYWLQQIAPENERRQQLITKLPQKWQDKLAAAPTVSTANTAPTEPAEDDSE from the coding sequence ATGGTTAACGCGCAAGTGCCACGCTGGTTAATTGTTTTTTTAGTTTTCATGTTTATAGGCCTTTGGGTAGTATTGACCCGCCAATTTTCGCCTAATTTTGGGATATATAGACTGTTTTGGGTGAATATTAGCTTAGTAACCGCTATGTTTTTTGTTGCCAAAAACTGGGCAAAACAACCCGTTTTTAGGTTTACAAGTTTTGATTTCGTTTGGTTGATGATTGTTTTGTTCAACTTTGCCAGCATTGCCTGGGCGCAAAATCCTTCGGAGGCCTTAAAAATGAACCTGTATTTATTGCCCGGATGGTGGTGGTTTTATTTGCAGCGCGGCTTAATACAACAATACAGCGGCACCTCGGGCGAGGGGCAACTGATTAGCTTAGTAGGCAAAATTGCCGTTATAACAAGCTTGTTTTTATCGGCTCATACATTTTTCGCCTTAGCCAAACTGCAAACCTATCTTAACAGTTTGCAGTACGACGGTGGCATAAACAGCACCACTATTTTTGGAATTGCCGACTTTAGCGGAAACAAAAACGTATCGGCATCTTTGTTGGTTTTACTGCTTCCGCTTTGCCTGTTGCCAATAAGTTTTAAAACGAAAGATATTACAAGGCAACAAAAAATTTGGCGAATTTTAGCCATTTTTGCAGGCATAGCAAATATAGTAACCATTGTTATACTGCAAAGCCGAACCGCTTTTTTAGGTTTATTGGTTTTATTAACAGCAAGTTTGGCAGCCCGGGTAATAGTTAACGGCAAATTAACCCTGCCTGCGCGCAAGGTATGGCTGTGGATTGCGGGCATTTTTGCCAGTATTTTAATAGTTGCCGCAATTAGCCTTAACAATGTTGGCGACCTGGCCGAGCGTTTAAATATTGCCAATTACGCAGGCTCAAAAACAGCCATAGAAAGGGGGGCACTTTGGCAAAAAACTATTGAATTAATGCAGCAAAATCCACTTGCCGGCTGCGGACTTAACAACTGGAAAATTGCCATGCCCGGTTTGGGTTTAGATGGCCTTACCCGAATGCAAGAAGGCCGCGTTACGTTTGTTCATCCGCATAACGAATTTTTATTAGCCGGAGCCGAAACAGGTTGGCCCGGATTATTGCTGTTGGTATCATTTTGCGGACTACCGGTTTATTATGGCCTCCGGATTTTGCGTTGGGCAAGCAAACTTCCTCCGGATAATGATAATGGTAATGATAACAATAACAATCGTCAAAAAATTATTTGGTTTACCTGTATTTGTGTCGCCGCAGTTTGCTCGTTTGTATTAATGGCCATGTTTACCAGTCCGCGTATGCGTATTGAACTTATTTTGGCATTAAATTTTCCGTTAGCATGGTTAGTAAACACTTATGCCCAATACTTAACAAAAACGCCACCAAAGCGCTTGCATCTTGGGGTTTGGGGACTTGTACTTGTTAGCAGTTTTTTTGGCGGCTACGCAAGTTGGCAATACTTGAAGGCGGGCAGTTATACCAATAAATTAGCTGCCGAATACACTAACAAAGATTGGGAGGCCTTAATAAGCACAACCACATTGGCCTACCACCCGCTGTGGAACACCATTTCGCCGCCGTGCTACCCCATACAAGCGTTTTGGGCAAATGCCTACGCCGCCCTCGACAGCGCCGATTTGGCAAAATATTATTATAATGCCGCCCTAACCGACCACCCTAACCATTATTTGGTGCTTAACAGCAAAGGCGATATGCACTTTAAAAACAACGAGTACGAAAAAGCCCGGATAGCCTATTTGCAGTCGGTACAAATAAATTCAATTTTTGAAGAAGGTAAACTTAGTTTGGCCGAGACTTTAATAAAATTACAACGCCCTAAAAAAGCAGTTTATTGGCTACAGCAAATTGCCCCCGAAAACGAGCGCCGACAGCAGCTAATAACAAAACTGCCCCAAAAATGGCAAGACAAACTAGCAGCTGCCCCAACCGTTTCAACAGCAAATACTGCCCCCACAGAACCCGCCGAAGACGATAGCGAATAA
- a CDS encoding serine hydrolase, whose amino-acid sequence MYFNFHTIISCLLIVLVFTLFITQPTKAQPPYYFPPTNGSNTWEKVTINELGWCQAELDTLVAFLDTTNTKAFIVLKNGRIAIEKYFGTFTADSNWYWASAGKSMTAFLIGIAQQQNSININNTSATYLGNGWTSCPAAKEAIITVKNQISMTTGLDDGVPDKDCTDPSCLQYLADAGTRWAYHNAPYTLLDAVIANATGLTLNQFFIANVRNPIGMNGAYFKLGYNNVLFTTPRSMARFGLLVLNKGSWNGTPILADSIYFHNMVNTSQNLNLSYGYLWWLNGKASFMLPGLQYVFDGPLNPHAPNDAFAALGKNGQIIYVVPSQDLVLIRMGNNPDNSLVPATYSNDIWQYFSQVVCPLQCGNQSNVVISGSEVVCNHLSGNTYIYSVAPVNGSIYIWTVTGGTIISGQGTSQITVSWGQNSTGSISVVQETP is encoded by the coding sequence ATGTACTTTAATTTTCACACAATCATTTCTTGTTTATTAATTGTACTGGTTTTTACCTTATTTATTACGCAGCCAACAAAGGCACAGCCGCCTTATTATTTTCCGCCCACAAATGGCAGTAATACCTGGGAAAAGGTAACAATAAATGAGCTGGGATGGTGCCAAGCCGAATTAGACACCTTGGTTGCATTTTTAGATACAACGAACACCAAAGCATTTATAGTGCTAAAAAATGGCCGGATTGCTATTGAAAAGTATTTTGGCACTTTTACAGCCGATAGTAATTGGTATTGGGCATCGGCAGGCAAAAGTATGACCGCTTTTTTAATAGGCATAGCACAACAACAAAACAGTATAAACATAAATAACACCTCGGCAACCTATTTGGGTAATGGCTGGACGAGTTGCCCCGCCGCAAAAGAAGCAATTATAACGGTAAAAAATCAAATTTCTATGACTACCGGCTTAGATGACGGTGTTCCCGACAAAGATTGCACCGACCCATCCTGTTTGCAATACTTGGCCGATGCCGGCACTCGTTGGGCATATCATAATGCCCCCTACACCCTGCTCGATGCGGTAATTGCCAACGCCACTGGCCTAACACTAAACCAATTTTTTATTGCCAACGTGCGCAACCCAATTGGCATGAACGGTGCTTATTTTAAATTAGGCTACAACAACGTACTGTTTACAACCCCCCGAAGCATGGCGCGCTTTGGCTTGTTAGTGTTAAACAAAGGCAGCTGGAATGGTACACCTATTTTGGCCGATTCAATTTACTTCCACAACATGGTAAATACCTCGCAAAACCTAAACTTGTCGTATGGGTATTTGTGGTGGCTTAATGGTAAGGCCTCGTTTATGTTGCCCGGCCTGCAATATGTATTTGATGGGCCGCTAAACCCCCATGCCCCCAATGATGCTTTTGCCGCCTTAGGTAAAAACGGGCAAATTATTTATGTTGTTCCAAGCCAAGATTTAGTACTGATACGCATGGGCAACAACCCCGACAATTCCCTTGTTCCGGCAACCTATAGCAATGATATATGGCAATATTTTAGCCAGGTAGTTTGCCCCTTACAATGTGGTAATCAATCGAATGTAGTTATTTCAGGAAGCGAGGTGGTTTGCAATCATTTATCCGGAAATACCTATATTTATAGCGTTGCCCCAGTTAATGGCAGTATTTATATCTGGACAGTAACCGGCGGAACAATAATATCGGGGCAAGGAACAAGCCAAATTACCGTTTCGTGGGGGCAAAACAGCACCGGAAGTATAAGTGTAGTGCAGGAAACACCATAG
- the purE gene encoding 5-(carboxyamino)imidazole ribonucleotide mutase — MNKNIVVSIVMGSDSDLPVMQQAADMLNTFGLDYEIDIVSAHRTPEKLFEFAANAHLRGIEVIIAGAGGAAHLPGMVAAISPLPVIGVPIKSSNSIDGWDSVLSILQMPGGVPVATVALNGAKNAGILAAQIISVHHKTVRDKIIAYKQKLKDEVTAKSKNLTPKR; from the coding sequence ATGAACAAAAATATAGTAGTGAGTATTGTAATGGGCTCTGACTCGGATTTGCCCGTTATGCAACAAGCCGCCGATATGCTTAACACCTTTGGCCTTGATTATGAAATTGATATTGTTTCGGCGCACCGTACCCCCGAAAAATTATTTGAATTTGCCGCCAACGCCCACCTACGAGGTATTGAAGTTATAATTGCCGGAGCCGGCGGCGCAGCACATTTGCCCGGAATGGTTGCAGCTATTTCGCCGTTGCCGGTAATTGGCGTACCTATAAAATCAAGCAATTCAATTGACGGATGGGACTCGGTGCTTTCCATTTTACAAATGCCCGGAGGGGTTCCGGTTGCTACCGTTGCACTAAATGGGGCTAAAAATGCCGGAATTCTTGCCGCCCAAATTATATCGGTACATCATAAAACCGTCCGCGATAAAATTATTGCCTACAAACAAAAATTAAAAGACGAAGTTACGGCCAAATCAAAAAACCTTACACCTAAAAGGTGA
- a CDS encoding DUF349 domain-containing protein gives MMRDKIVARIEELLQEEGLTTLRRDISGLKEQYYAASKTYFTNLKKQFVEEGGNPDEFTAPQDDIFPRFKELLAEFSEKMTVIKAAAAARKAEEIAKMKIFLTEKIAILDELKALIANEGNITKAFESLKDIQARWKNVGRITLEEYKPIMSDYKFQLVQFFSQVEMLRDFRDLDSKKNLEAKQKLMADLQELDASDLAPAQKSEKLRRIQSEWNKIGPIPQDLRETFNAEYRALSDKVFSDVQTFFEGRREELKTNLTAKEELIGQIQAILTEQPQTMNEWGALIDKVQAIQEAWKNIGFSEKNEEIWQTFRNACNEFFENRKQFTKGIDHEREANRVKKLALCEKAESLQNDTNWRETTQTLVALQKEWKTIGPAPRSQENKLWERFRTACDSFFEAKKASNETSNAEHAENLKQKEALIERLEALELSGSTADDFKTLRDFSAEWNKIGLVPFEQKEVINKRYNKALDAKYALVRGEKVEKSTKNYKTKLEDIQHGSNANQVFRREQAIINSKIEALQKDITQYENNMGFFKNAKSDSPLIKGIKDNINRAKEEVAELMAKLKALDEVKNTPPPATTAPQQDLPANNNNENENENENEKGEATIEAVETDNNNTNE, from the coding sequence ATGATGAGAGATAAAATTGTAGCCCGAATTGAAGAACTGCTTCAAGAAGAGGGATTGACAACCCTACGCCGCGATATTTCCGGATTAAAGGAACAATACTATGCTGCTTCGAAGACTTATTTTACCAATCTAAAAAAACAGTTTGTCGAAGAAGGTGGAAATCCGGATGAGTTTACCGCACCCCAAGACGATATTTTTCCGCGCTTTAAAGAATTGCTCGCCGAGTTTTCTGAAAAAATGACGGTAATAAAAGCCGCCGCTGCCGCCCGCAAAGCTGAAGAAATAGCTAAAATGAAAATATTTTTAACCGAAAAAATAGCCATTTTAGACGAGCTAAAAGCCCTAATTGCAAACGAAGGAAATATAACCAAAGCATTTGAAAGCCTTAAAGATATTCAGGCGCGTTGGAAAAACGTTGGCCGGATAACTTTAGAGGAGTACAAACCCATAATGTCGGATTACAAATTTCAATTAGTGCAGTTTTTTAGCCAGGTTGAAATGTTGCGCGATTTTAGAGATTTGGATTCAAAGAAAAACCTTGAAGCCAAACAAAAATTAATGGCCGATTTACAAGAATTAGATGCCAGCGATTTGGCCCCGGCTCAAAAATCGGAAAAACTGCGCCGCATTCAAAGCGAGTGGAATAAAATTGGTCCGATTCCGCAAGACCTGCGCGAAACTTTTAATGCCGAATACCGCGCCCTTTCGGATAAGGTGTTTAGCGACGTACAAACCTTTTTTGAAGGCCGCCGAGAAGAACTTAAAACTAACCTTACGGCTAAAGAAGAGTTAATTGGTCAAATACAAGCCATATTAACCGAACAACCCCAAACTATGAACGAATGGGGTGCTTTGATTGACAAGGTTCAGGCAATACAGGAAGCTTGGAAAAATATTGGATTTTCGGAAAAAAACGAAGAAATATGGCAAACATTCAGAAATGCTTGTAACGAGTTTTTTGAAAATCGCAAACAGTTCACCAAAGGTATTGACCATGAACGCGAAGCAAACCGAGTAAAAAAACTTGCCCTTTGCGAAAAAGCCGAATCACTGCAAAACGATACCAACTGGCGCGAAACAACTCAAACATTAGTTGCCCTTCAAAAAGAATGGAAAACTATTGGCCCAGCCCCAAGAAGCCAGGAGAACAAACTATGGGAACGTTTTAGAACTGCCTGCGACTCGTTTTTTGAAGCTAAAAAGGCAAGTAACGAAACTTCAAATGCCGAACACGCAGAAAACCTAAAACAAAAAGAAGCACTAATTGAACGTTTGGAGGCCTTAGAATTGAGCGGTAGTACAGCCGACGACTTTAAAACCTTGCGCGATTTTAGTGCCGAATGGAATAAAATCGGCTTAGTTCCGTTTGAGCAAAAAGAGGTAATCAACAAACGTTATAATAAGGCTTTAGATGCAAAATATGCACTTGTTCGCGGCGAAAAAGTTGAAAAATCAACCAAAAACTACAAAACTAAACTTGAAGATATACAACATGGCAGTAACGCCAACCAAGTGTTTAGACGCGAACAGGCAATAATTAACTCAAAAATTGAAGCCCTACAAAAAGATATTACCCAATACGAAAATAATATGGGCTTTTTTAAAAATGCTAAATCCGACAGCCCACTTATTAAAGGTATTAAAGACAATATAAACCGGGCCAAAGAAGAAGTTGCCGAACTTATGGCCAAATTAAAAGCACTTGACGAGGTTAAAAACACCCCACCACCTGCTACAACAGCACCTCAACAAGATTTACCCGCCAACAACAATAATGAGAATGAGAATGAGAATGAGAACGAAAAAGGAGAGGCAACAATTGAGGCTGTTGAAACCGACAATAACAATACAAACGAATAG